From a region of the Pecten maximus unplaced genomic scaffold, xPecMax1.1, whole genome shotgun sequence genome:
- the LOC117319298 gene encoding uncharacterized protein LOC117319298: protein MECAKHPGNQIVSVCVTCDTTLVCVECMTDVLHQGHVFRKPQRIANDIKTKLKQNEAGNRNLMSCLETDLIEIQKRRAQQDDEQKERVKLINEQREEVTRAVNKMADNLISHYETQTQCNCVKLKHANDEISAKLEKVRRHEEDVNRIIDESDEIKVVNDSQKLEDIDGHRNLVPKLDTIEFTPRKVNTSQLTLMFEGNAAEMDEGKSLQAAQSPSSMAQSTYKGSDFVGTLVHKGRELVLKTTFKHTRYRSIQNMCSGCSGKAWIRCEKGREITLIDQHGHIERTLTFSSNIAGMTTVNGDTLLVCGKEERDIKQVTLPTGKVTSVFSTGKLYPRDICTAQNGDLFVTLMDEFGFNVTADSERVLVQYSSQGLEKGRASHDRRGDALFVRPYRVRTSNTGDVIGVTNCTDNYNKHLVLLNGDLTLRLRFLGHGKVISVEEKFDTTTYKPDTMYFIYDFIFDSFDNVVICEKYSACVQLLSRDCVPMATILPTQKIIPRSVTMADEEMWLGFNDGTVNVYEVYYVYFIFSIYLSYIQRHLLYF, encoded by the coding sequence ATGGAGTGTGCTAAACATCCGGGCAATCAGATAGTATCGGTGTGTGTCACATGCGATACCACTCTGGTGTGTGTGGAATGTATGACAGATGTGCTACATCAAGGTCACGTGTTCCGGAAACCACAGAGAATTGCAAAcgacataaaaacaaaactaaaacaaaatgaagCAGGAAATCGTAATCTGATGTCTTGCCTAGAAACGGATTTGATTGAGATACAGAAGAGGAGAGCACAACAAGACGATGAACAAAAGGAAAGAGTCAAATTAATCAACGAACAAAGGGAGGAGGTCACCAGGGCTGTCAACAAGATGGCTGATAACTTAATATCGCACTACGAGACCCAAACGCAATGTAATTGTGTTAAACTGAAACATGCGAATGACGAAATTTCCGCAAAATTAGAAAAAGTGAGACGACACGAAGAGGATGTTAATCGTATCATTGATGAATCGGACGAGATAAAAGTCGTAAATGATTCACAAAAGCTTGAAGATATAGACGGACACAGGAATCTGGTTCCTAAATTAGACACTATCGAGTTTACTCCCAGGAAGGTGAACACCAGCCAGCTGACACTGATGTTCGAGGGAAACGCCGCCGAGATGGATGAGGGAAAGTCACTACAAGCAGCCCAATCACCATCGAGTATGGCTCAGTCAACTTACAAAGGTTCTGATTTCGTCGGCACTCTCGTCCACAAAGGTAGGGAACTCGTCTTGAAGACGACATTCAAACACACCAGATATAGATCTATACAGAACATGTGTTCTGGCTGTTCCGGAAAAGCATGGATAAGATGTGAAAAgggaagggaaataactcttataGATCAACACGGACACATAGAGAGGACTTTGACCTTTTCCTCCAATATTGCTGGTATGACGACCGTTAATGGCGATACACTGTTGGTTTGCGGAAAGGAAGAAAGAGATATTAAACAGGTAACACTGCCCACTGGAAAGGTCACTTCAGTATTCTCCACTGGGAAGTTGTACCCGCGGGACATTTGTACCGCGCAGAATGGTGACCTTTTTGTTACCTTGATGGATGAGTTTGGATTCAACGTCACCGCCGACAGTGAGAGGGTACTGGTGCAGTACTCTTCCCAGGGGCTGGAGAAGGGTCGGGCCAGCCACGACAGACGCGGTGATGCCCTGTTTGTCAGGCCCTACAGGGTGAGAACCAGTAACACGGGGGACGTTATAGGTGTGACTAATTGTACAGACAACTACAACAAACACCTGGTCCTACTGAACGGAGACCTAACGCTAAGGTTGCGGTTTCTAGGTCACGGCAAGGTCATTTCTGTGGAGGAGAAGTTTGATACTACTACCTACAAACCAGACACGATGTATTTCATCTACGATTTCATCTTCGACTCATTCGACAATGTCGTTATCTGTGAGAAATACAGTGCGTGTGTCCAGCTTCTGTCCAGAGATTGTGTCCCGATGGCTACCATTTTACCGACACAGAAGATTATACCGCGGTCTGTTACTATGGCTGATGAGGAGATGTGGCTGGGGTTTAATGACGGAACAGTGAATGTGTACGAGgtatattatgtttattttatattttctatatatttgtCATATATTCAGAGACACTTACTTTATTTCTAG